A single Glycine soja cultivar W05 chromosome 14, ASM419377v2, whole genome shotgun sequence DNA region contains:
- the LOC114385460 gene encoding LOW QUALITY PROTEIN: UDP-glucose 6-dehydrogenase 1 (The sequence of the model RefSeq protein was modified relative to this genomic sequence to represent the inferred CDS: inserted 2 bases in 1 codon), whose product MFNTVSGKKIAILGFAFKKHTSDTRKTPAIDVCKGLLGDNTCLSIYDPCVTEEQIQKDLSMDGVEWDQQPMSSTTXRKVSVVGDAYEATKDAHGICILTEWDEFKNIDYQSVYDNMHKPAFVFDGRNILNVDKLREIGFIVYSIGRPLEQWLKNMPQQA is encoded by the exons ATGTTCAACACGGTTTCGGGTAAGAAGATTGCAATTCTGGGGTTTGCCTTCAAGAAACACACTAGTGACACTAGGAAGACTCCTGCAATTGATGTTTGCAAAGGACTATTGGGGGATAACACGTGCTTGAGCATATACGATCCATGCGTTACTGAGGAGCAGATTCAAAAGGATTTGTCAATGGATGGTGTAGAATGGGACCAGCAGCCAATGAGTTCTACTAC CAGAAAAGTTAGTGTTGTTGGAGATGCCTATGAGGCAACTAAAGATGCTCATGGGATATGCATTCTTACAGAGTGGGATGAGTTCAAGAACATTGATTATCAAAGCGTGTATGACAACATGCACAAACCAGCATTTGTGTTTGATGGTAGAAACATATTGAATGTTGACAAGCTGAGAGAAATTGGATTCATTGTGTACTCAATTGGGAGGCCATTAGAGCAATGGCTAAAGAACATGCCCCAACAGGCTTGA